A genomic window from Aquabacterium sp. OR-4 includes:
- the htpG gene encoding molecular chaperone HtpG, producing MTKQTHAFQAEVKQILHLVTHSLYSNKEIFLRELVSNASDACDKLRFEALDNAALYEDQPNLEVRVFFDTAAKTLTIRDNGIGMSADEAAAHLGTIAKSGTREFMAKLEGEQKKDANLIGQFGVGFYSGFIVADRITVESRRAGLPAEQGMRWSSEGTGEYELEAITRAERGTDVILHLRDEDAEEFLKTWRVKSTIAKYSDHISLPILMNKETWDADKGEQVATDEWETVNKAAALWTRSKSDITDAEYQDFYQQISYDQAAPLAYTHNRVEGRSEYTQLLYVPAKAPMDMWNRDKRGGVKLYVKRVFIMDDAEALMPVYLRFVKGVIDSADLPLNVSRELLQESRDVKAIREGSTKRVLGMLESLADSDSADEKARYLAFWKEFGAVLKEGLGEDFQNRERLAKLLRFASTHGEGAEQSVSLADYVARMKDGQDVIYVITADTLAAAKSSPQLEIFKKKGIEVLLLTDRVDEWMLSHLHEFEGHALQSVAKGAVDLGKLQDEAEKKQAEEAAETFKPTLDKLKESLKSRAKDVRVTTRLVDSPACLVVEEGDMSGHLARLLKQAGQDAPASQPILEVNAEHALVKRLGADGAPFDDLAHILFDQALLAEGGQLEDPAAYVARVNKLLTA from the coding sequence ATGACCAAGCAGACCCATGCCTTCCAGGCCGAGGTGAAGCAGATCCTGCACCTCGTCACGCACTCGCTGTACTCCAACAAGGAGATCTTCCTGCGCGAGCTGGTCTCCAACGCGTCGGACGCCTGCGACAAGCTGCGCTTCGAGGCCCTGGACAACGCCGCGCTGTATGAAGACCAGCCCAACCTCGAGGTGCGCGTGTTCTTCGACACCGCCGCCAAGACCCTGACCATCCGCGACAACGGCATCGGCATGAGCGCTGACGAGGCCGCCGCGCACCTGGGCACCATCGCCAAGAGCGGCACGCGCGAGTTCATGGCCAAGCTGGAGGGCGAGCAGAAGAAGGACGCCAACCTGATCGGCCAGTTCGGCGTGGGCTTCTACTCGGGCTTCATCGTCGCCGACCGCATCACGGTGGAGAGCCGCCGCGCCGGCCTGCCCGCCGAGCAGGGCATGCGCTGGAGCAGCGAAGGCACCGGCGAGTACGAGCTCGAGGCCATCACCCGGGCCGAGCGCGGCACCGATGTCATCCTGCACCTGCGCGACGAGGATGCCGAGGAGTTTCTGAAGACCTGGCGCGTCAAGAGCACCATCGCCAAGTACAGCGACCACATCTCGCTGCCCATCCTGATGAACAAGGAGACCTGGGACGCCGACAAGGGCGAGCAGGTGGCCACCGACGAATGGGAGACGGTGAACAAGGCGGCCGCGCTGTGGACGCGCAGCAAGAGCGACATCACCGACGCCGAGTACCAGGACTTCTACCAGCAGATCAGCTACGACCAGGCCGCACCGCTGGCCTACACGCACAACCGCGTGGAGGGCCGCAGCGAGTACACCCAGCTGCTGTACGTGCCGGCCAAGGCGCCGATGGACATGTGGAACCGCGACAAGCGCGGTGGCGTCAAGCTGTACGTCAAGCGCGTGTTCATCATGGACGACGCCGAGGCGCTGATGCCGGTGTACCTGCGCTTCGTCAAGGGCGTGATCGACTCGGCCGACCTGCCGCTCAACGTCAGCCGCGAGCTACTGCAGGAAAGCCGCGACGTGAAGGCCATCCGCGAGGGCAGCACCAAGCGCGTGCTGGGCATGCTGGAAAGCCTGGCCGACAGCGACAGCGCGGACGAGAAGGCCAGATACCTGGCCTTCTGGAAGGAGTTTGGCGCCGTGCTGAAGGAAGGCCTGGGCGAGGACTTCCAGAACCGCGAACGCCTGGCCAAGCTGCTGCGCTTTGCGTCCACGCACGGCGAAGGCGCCGAGCAGAGCGTGAGCCTGGCCGACTACGTGGCGCGCATGAAGGACGGCCAGGACGTGATCTACGTGATCACCGCCGACACCCTGGCCGCCGCCAAGAGCAGCCCGCAGCTCGAGATCTTCAAGAAGAAGGGCATCGAGGTGCTGCTGCTCACCGACCGCGTGGACGAGTGGATGCTGAGCCATCTGCACGAGTTCGAGGGCCACGCGCTGCAAAGCGTGGCCAAGGGCGCGGTCGACCTGGGCAAGCTGCAGGATGAAGCCGAGAAGAAGCAGGCCGAAGAAGCCGCCGAGACCTTCAAGCCCACGCTCGACAAGCTGAAGGAGTCGCTCAAGAGCCGCGCCAAGGACGTGCGCGTCACCACCCGTCTGGTCGATTCACCGGCCTGCCTGGTGGTGGAAGAGGGCGACATGAGCGGCCACCTGGCGCGTCTGCTCAAGCAGGCCGGCCAGGATGCCCCGGCCAGCCAGCCGATCCTGGAGGTGAACGCCGAGCACGCCCTGGTCAAGCGCCTGGGCGCCGACGGCGCGCCGTTCGACGATCTGGCGCACATCCTGTTCGACCAGGCCCTGCTGGCCGAAGGCGGGCAGCTGGAAGACCCGGCCGCTTACGTGGCCCGCGTCAACAAGCTGCTGACCGCCTGA
- a CDS encoding DUF364 domain-containing protein — MGIADHILQQLASALAGAPVPRVRALHLPPALWTGHKDGEFGAIELDSGALGLSYLMLGGTLAALAGQPASAMAALAGQDALALARRWADGDTPADRALGFAAVNALSRHLQDAAGLAPPDAPDSIGGLAPQPGEHIGMVGFFPPLVKQVTARGARLTVLELRAELAGSHPDCTVTLDPAALRSCSQVLMTSTVLLNHTLDTVLAHCSGASAIAMIGPGAGLLPDALLARGVTAVGGSWIVDGAAFKTALAQGRSWGASARKFVWTRASWPGLP; from the coding sequence ATGGGCATTGCAGATCACATCCTCCAGCAGCTTGCGTCGGCCCTGGCCGGCGCCCCCGTGCCGCGGGTGCGCGCGCTGCACCTGCCACCGGCGCTGTGGACCGGCCACAAGGACGGTGAGTTCGGCGCCATCGAGCTTGACAGCGGCGCGCTGGGCCTGAGCTACCTGATGCTGGGCGGCACCCTGGCCGCACTGGCCGGCCAGCCCGCCAGCGCGATGGCCGCACTGGCCGGGCAGGACGCCCTGGCCCTGGCCCGCCGCTGGGCCGACGGCGACACCCCGGCCGACCGCGCACTGGGCTTTGCCGCGGTGAACGCGCTGAGCCGCCACCTGCAGGACGCCGCCGGCCTGGCGCCCCCCGATGCGCCCGACTCGATCGGCGGCCTGGCGCCGCAGCCGGGTGAGCACATCGGCATGGTGGGCTTTTTTCCACCGCTGGTGAAGCAGGTCACCGCCCGCGGCGCCCGCCTCACCGTGCTGGAGCTGCGCGCCGAGCTGGCCGGCAGCCACCCCGACTGCACCGTGACACTGGATCCGGCTGCGCTGCGCAGCTGCAGCCAGGTGCTGATGACCAGCACCGTGCTGCTGAACCACACGCTGGACACGGTGCTGGCCCACTGCAGCGGCGCCAGCGCCATCGCGATGATCGGCCCGGGCGCCGGGCTGCTGCCCGACGCGCTGCTGGCCCGCGGCGTCACCGCGGTGGGCGGCAGCTGGATCGTTGACGGCGCCGCGTTCAAGACCGCCCTGGCGCAAGGCCGGTCCTGGGGCGCCAGCGCACGCAAGTTCGTCTGGACCCGCGCGTCCTGGCCCGGCCTCCCCTGA
- a CDS encoding efflux RND transporter periplasmic adaptor subunit translates to MANATDPDPSANATATAAAATGPAAAPPRSLAGLRIDRGAPALKRRRRRWPWVLGALVLLGAAAAALAPRSTEVQAGSVLAAYPSQQWAQLTASGYVVAQRRAAVASKGTGRLIELRVREGSVLKAGELIGRLDDSDVQAALAAVQAGVQQAEAGTAQARAALGQAQAELAHAELELRRQQELRAQGFVSPQVVDSAERRLAVARSALATQQAAVAAAHSAVLTARSQVQVQQVNRSNTEIRAPFDGVVLVKNANVGDMITPFSSASGTSGAVVTMADMGTLEVEADVSESNVAKVKPEQPVEITLDAIPDARFAGRVSRIVPTVDRAKATVMTKIRFDALDARILPEMSAKVSFLSRPATAADQQAVTAVNPKAITTREGRKLVFRISTAGTAEAVPVSPGRMLGDVQELLNPALKSGERVVLTPPEGLKPGARVTVAGK, encoded by the coding sequence ATGGCCAACGCCACCGATCCCGATCCGTCTGCCAACGCCACGGCCACCGCCGCGGCCGCCACCGGCCCGGCCGCCGCGCCACCGCGCTCGCTGGCCGGCCTGCGCATCGACCGCGGCGCACCGGCGCTCAAGCGCCGCCGACGCCGCTGGCCCTGGGTGCTGGGCGCGCTGGTGCTGCTGGGCGCGGCTGCAGCGGCGCTGGCGCCGCGCAGCACCGAGGTGCAGGCCGGCTCGGTGCTGGCGGCCTATCCCTCGCAGCAATGGGCCCAGCTCACCGCCTCGGGCTATGTGGTGGCGCAGCGCCGTGCGGCGGTGGCCAGCAAGGGCACCGGTCGCCTGATCGAGCTGCGCGTGCGCGAGGGCAGCGTGCTCAAGGCCGGCGAGCTGATCGGCCGGCTTGACGACAGCGATGTGCAGGCCGCGCTGGCCGCCGTGCAGGCCGGCGTGCAGCAGGCCGAGGCCGGCACGGCCCAGGCGCGCGCCGCGCTGGGCCAGGCCCAGGCCGAGCTGGCCCATGCCGAGCTGGAACTGCGCCGCCAGCAAGAGCTGCGCGCCCAGGGCTTCGTGTCGCCGCAGGTGGTCGACAGCGCCGAGCGCCGCCTGGCCGTGGCCCGCTCGGCCCTGGCCACCCAGCAGGCGGCCGTGGCGGCGGCGCACAGTGCGGTGCTCACTGCCCGCAGCCAGGTGCAGGTGCAGCAGGTCAACCGCAGCAACACCGAGATCCGTGCGCCGTTTGACGGCGTGGTGCTGGTCAAGAACGCCAACGTCGGCGACATGATCACGCCCTTCTCGTCGGCCAGCGGCACCTCGGGCGCGGTGGTCACCATGGCCGACATGGGCACGCTGGAGGTCGAGGCCGATGTCTCCGAGAGCAATGTGGCCAAGGTCAAGCCCGAGCAGCCGGTGGAGATCACACTCGACGCCATCCCCGATGCACGCTTTGCCGGCCGCGTTTCGCGCATCGTGCCCACGGTCGACCGCGCCAAGGCCACGGTGATGACCAAGATCCGCTTCGACGCGCTGGACGCGCGCATCCTGCCCGAGATGAGCGCCAAGGTGAGCTTCCTGTCGCGCCCGGCCACGGCCGCCGACCAGCAGGCGGTGACCGCGGTGAACCCCAAGGCCATCACCACGCGCGAAGGACGGAAGCTGGTGTTTCGCATCAGCACCGCCGGCACCGCCGAGGCCGTGCCGGTCTCGCCCGGCCGCATGCTGGGCGATGTGCAGGAGCTGCTGAACCCGGCGCTCAAGAGCGGCGAGCGCGTGGTGCTCACCCCCCCCGAGGGCCTGAAGCCGGGCGCACGCGTGACGGTGGCCGGCAAGTGA
- a CDS encoding ABC transporter ATP-binding protein, with the protein MSPAPATPAPASAGEAPLIRVRHLGKAYRRGGQDIPVLLDINLDVARGEFVALMGPSGSGKSTLLNLIAGIDQPSAGTIAIGGVDIATLGEGALADWRAANVGFIFQFYNLMPVLSAFDNVALPLLLTGLSARQRHERVAAALDLVRLSDRADHYPNELSGGQQQRVAIARALVSDPALIVADEPTGDLDRVTGEEVLGLLDELVSQLGKTIVMVTHDPKAAARAHRMVHLEKGVLVDAVAG; encoded by the coding sequence GTGAGCCCCGCACCCGCAACGCCCGCGCCCGCCAGCGCCGGTGAGGCGCCGCTGATCCGCGTGCGCCACCTCGGCAAGGCCTACCGCCGCGGCGGTCAGGACATTCCGGTGCTGCTGGACATCAACCTCGACGTGGCGCGCGGCGAGTTCGTGGCGCTGATGGGGCCCAGCGGCTCGGGCAAGAGCACGCTGCTGAACCTGATCGCCGGCATCGACCAGCCCAGCGCCGGCACCATCGCGATCGGCGGCGTCGACATCGCCACGCTGGGTGAAGGTGCGCTGGCCGACTGGCGCGCCGCCAACGTGGGCTTCATCTTCCAGTTCTACAACCTGATGCCGGTGCTCAGCGCCTTTGACAACGTGGCGCTGCCGCTGCTGCTCACCGGCCTGAGCGCGCGCCAGCGCCACGAGCGCGTGGCCGCCGCGCTCGATCTGGTGCGCCTGAGCGACCGCGCCGACCACTACCCCAACGAGCTGTCGGGTGGCCAGCAGCAGCGCGTGGCGATTGCCCGCGCGCTGGTCAGCGACCCGGCGCTGATCGTGGCCGACGAGCCCACCGGCGACCTGGATCGCGTCACCGGCGAAGAAGTGCTGGGCCTGCTGGATGAGCTGGTGTCGCAGCTGGGCAAGACCATCGTGATGGTCACGCACGACCCCAAGGCCGCGGCACGCGCGCACCGCATGGTGCATCTGGAAAAGGGTGTGCTGGTCGACGCGGTGGCTGGCTGA
- a CDS encoding ABC transporter permease: MFLLKLLLKNAFRHRLRTLLTMVGLVVAICAFGLLRTIVDAWYAGVEGSSSTRLVVRNSSSLTFPLPLGYAERLRAVSGVRQVSWSNWFGGIYITERNFFPQFAVDAATYLPLYAEYRLSDDERLAFLRDRQGAIVGRKLADKFGWKVGDQIPLRGTIFPGTWTFTLRGIWDGAEAKTDESQLLFHWQYLNESLRARYRGSADQVGVLILGIDAPDDAALVSQRVDTLFANSVAETLTETEAAFQLGFVAMSEAILVAVQAVSLIIVVIIMAVMANTMTMTARERLAEYATLKALGFSPGFVVRLLFGESLLIAAIGGVAGLALTLPLAAAFRAAVGTLFPVFQVSTLTMALQLAAALGVGAVAAAWPAWRMSRIDIVDGLRHVA, encoded by the coding sequence ATGTTCTTGCTGAAGCTGCTGCTGAAGAACGCCTTCCGCCACCGCCTGCGCACGCTGCTGACGATGGTGGGCCTGGTGGTGGCGATCTGCGCCTTCGGCCTGCTGCGCACCATCGTCGACGCCTGGTATGCCGGTGTCGAGGGCAGCTCCAGCACCCGGCTGGTGGTGCGCAACAGCAGCTCGCTGACCTTTCCGCTGCCGCTGGGCTATGCCGAGCGACTGCGCGCGGTGAGCGGCGTGCGCCAGGTGAGCTGGAGCAACTGGTTTGGCGGCATCTACATCACCGAGCGCAACTTCTTTCCGCAGTTTGCGGTGGATGCCGCCACCTACCTGCCGCTGTACGCCGAGTACCGCCTGAGCGACGACGAGCGCCTGGCCTTTCTGCGCGACCGCCAGGGTGCCATCGTGGGCCGCAAGCTGGCCGACAAGTTCGGCTGGAAAGTGGGCGACCAGATCCCCTTGCGCGGCACCATCTTTCCGGGCACCTGGACCTTCACGCTGCGCGGCATCTGGGACGGCGCCGAGGCCAAGACCGACGAAAGCCAGCTGCTGTTTCACTGGCAGTACCTGAACGAAAGCCTGCGCGCCCGCTACCGCGGCAGCGCCGACCAGGTGGGCGTGCTTATCCTGGGCATCGACGCGCCCGACGATGCCGCACTGGTGAGCCAGCGCGTCGACACGCTGTTCGCCAACTCGGTGGCCGAAACCCTCACCGAGACCGAGGCCGCGTTCCAGCTCGGCTTCGTGGCCATGAGCGAGGCCATCCTGGTGGCGGTGCAGGCGGTCAGCCTGATCATCGTGGTGATCATCATGGCGGTGATGGCCAACACCATGACCATGACCGCCCGCGAGCGCCTGGCCGAATACGCCACGCTGAAGGCGCTGGGCTTCTCGCCCGGCTTCGTGGTGCGCCTGCTGTTCGGCGAGAGCCTGCTGATCGCGGCCATCGGCGGCGTGGCCGGCCTGGCCCTCACGCTGCCGCTGGCGGCGGCCTTTCGCGCCGCGGTGGGCACGCTGTTTCCGGTGTTCCAGGTGTCCACGCTGACCATGGCGCTGCAGCTGGCCGCCGCGCTGGGCGTGGGTGCGGTGGCCGCCGCCTGGCCCGCCTGGCGCATGAGCCGCATCGACATCGTCGACGGCCTGCGGCACGTGGCCTGA
- a CDS encoding ABC transporter permease encodes MAQLPLAYIARNLWVRRVTTLLTAGGMALVVYVFATVLMMSEGIRATLVATGQPDNLMLLRKGAGAEINSGIARADAAILATLPGIATDAQGRALVSAEPVVLISLPKRSNGKPSNVTVRGTSDIGAQLRPTVKIVEGRMFRPGTAEIVVGQATAKGFRGVEIGQQLRFAGRDWHVVGRFEAGGSGFDSEVWGDAEQMLQAFRRGAFSVVLLRLADASLFEAAKARIEADPRLTVEAKPEVQFYAEQSEALATFIRILGLALAIIFSIGAVVGAMITMFAAVAQRIGEIGTLRALGFRRGAVLTAFLAESLLLAALGGLAGLAAASAMQAVNISTTNFQTFSELAFRFVLTPRIALQSMLFALAMGVVGGFIPAWRAARMQIVACLRAA; translated from the coding sequence ATGGCGCAGCTGCCCCTGGCCTACATCGCCCGCAACCTGTGGGTGCGGCGCGTGACCACCCTGCTCACCGCCGGCGGCATGGCCCTGGTGGTGTACGTGTTCGCCACCGTGCTGATGATGAGCGAGGGCATCCGCGCCACCCTGGTGGCCACCGGCCAGCCCGACAACCTGATGCTGCTGCGCAAGGGCGCCGGCGCCGAGATCAACAGCGGCATCGCACGCGCCGACGCCGCCATCCTGGCCACGCTGCCCGGCATTGCCACCGACGCCCAGGGCCGGGCCCTGGTGAGCGCCGAGCCGGTGGTGCTGATCAGCCTGCCCAAGCGCAGCAACGGCAAGCCCAGCAACGTGACGGTGCGCGGCACCTCCGACATCGGCGCGCAGCTGCGCCCCACGGTGAAGATCGTCGAAGGCCGCATGTTCCGCCCCGGCACCGCGGAGATCGTGGTCGGCCAGGCCACGGCCAAGGGCTTTCGCGGCGTGGAAATCGGCCAGCAGCTGCGCTTTGCCGGGCGCGACTGGCACGTGGTGGGCCGCTTCGAGGCCGGCGGCTCGGGCTTCGACTCCGAGGTCTGGGGCGATGCCGAGCAGATGCTGCAGGCCTTTCGGCGCGGCGCGTTCTCGGTGGTGCTGCTGCGCCTGGCCGACGCCAGCCTGTTCGAGGCCGCCAAGGCCCGCATCGAGGCCGACCCGCGGCTCACCGTGGAAGCCAAGCCCGAGGTGCAGTTCTATGCCGAGCAGAGCGAGGCGCTGGCCACCTTCATCCGCATCCTGGGCCTGGCGCTGGCCATCATCTTCTCGATCGGCGCGGTGGTGGGCGCCATGATCACCATGTTCGCCGCCGTGGCCCAGCGCATCGGCGAGATCGGCACGCTGCGCGCACTGGGCTTTCGCCGGGGCGCTGTGCTGACCGCCTTTCTGGCCGAATCGCTGCTGCTGGCCGCACTGGGCGGGCTGGCCGGCCTGGCCGCGGCCAGTGCGATGCAGGCGGTGAACATCTCCACCACCAACTTCCAGACCTTCTCAGAGCTTGCCTTCCGCTTCGTGCTGACCCCGCGCATCGCGCTGCAAAGCATGCTGTTCGCGCTGGCCATGGGCGTGGTGGGCGGCTTCATCCCCGCCTGGCGCGCCGCGCGCATGCAGATCGTGGCCTGCCTGCGCGCCGCCTGA
- a CDS encoding pyridoxal-dependent decarboxylase, exosortase A system-associated, which yields MSEPLDAAQPARRLPEHAPMDQFQVAGGELVVGGMAVSLLAEQVGATPFFALDRALIRARVAELRQALPTQVKLHFAMKANPMPAVVGLLAGLVDGIDVASAGELKVALDAGANPAEVSFAGPGKRDAELRQAVAAGVLINVESNRELAVLAQASQDLGRPARVAVRVNPDYELKGSGMKMAGGPKQFGIDAEAVPEVLARVGALGLSFEGFHLFAGSQNLRAEAICEAQRKSYELALRLAESAPSPVQFLNLGGGFGIPYFPGDTRLDLAPIGANLAALAARAASEMPMAHIVIELGRYLVGEAGVYVTRVVDRKVSRGQVFLVCDGGLHHHLAASGNFGQVLRKNYPVAIANQADRPADESVNVVGPLCTPLDILADRMSLPRADVGDLVAVFQSGAYGRSASPQDFLGHPACTEVLVG from the coding sequence ATGTCTGAACCGCTTGACGCAGCGCAGCCCGCCAGACGGCTGCCGGAACATGCCCCGATGGATCAGTTCCAGGTGGCGGGGGGTGAGTTGGTGGTGGGTGGCATGGCCGTGTCGCTGCTGGCCGAACAGGTGGGCGCCACGCCCTTTTTTGCCCTTGACCGCGCGCTCATCCGGGCGCGGGTGGCCGAGCTGCGGCAGGCCTTGCCGACCCAGGTGAAGCTGCACTTCGCGATGAAGGCCAACCCGATGCCGGCCGTCGTGGGCCTGCTCGCGGGCCTGGTCGACGGCATCGATGTGGCTTCAGCGGGTGAGTTGAAGGTGGCCCTGGATGCCGGGGCAAATCCGGCCGAAGTCAGCTTTGCCGGCCCCGGAAAGCGCGATGCCGAGTTGCGGCAGGCGGTGGCCGCTGGCGTCCTGATCAATGTGGAATCCAATCGCGAACTCGCGGTACTGGCCCAGGCGTCGCAGGATCTGGGCCGGCCGGCGCGCGTGGCCGTGCGCGTGAACCCCGATTACGAGCTCAAGGGCTCCGGCATGAAGATGGCTGGCGGGCCCAAGCAGTTCGGCATCGATGCGGAGGCGGTGCCAGAGGTTCTCGCCCGGGTGGGGGCGTTGGGCCTGTCGTTTGAAGGCTTCCATCTGTTTGCCGGGTCGCAGAACCTCCGCGCCGAGGCCATCTGCGAAGCGCAGCGCAAAAGCTACGAACTGGCCTTGCGCCTGGCGGAATCGGCCCCGTCGCCGGTGCAGTTCCTGAACCTCGGGGGTGGATTCGGCATCCCCTACTTCCCTGGTGACACCCGGCTGGATCTGGCGCCAATCGGCGCCAATCTTGCCGCGCTGGCGGCGCGTGCGGCGTCGGAGATGCCGATGGCGCACATCGTCATCGAATTGGGGCGCTACCTGGTCGGCGAGGCGGGTGTGTACGTGACGCGCGTGGTCGACCGCAAGGTCTCGCGCGGCCAGGTCTTTCTGGTGTGTGATGGCGGTCTGCACCACCACCTTGCAGCCTCGGGCAACTTTGGTCAGGTGCTTCGGAAGAACTACCCGGTCGCCATTGCCAACCAGGCCGATCGTCCGGCGGACGAGTCGGTCAACGTGGTGGGCCCCTTGTGCACGCCGCTCGACATCCTGGCCGATCGCATGTCGCTGCCTCGGGCCGATGTGGGTGATCTGGTGGCGGTCTTTCAGTCCGGCGCTTACGGCCGCTCGGCCAGTCCGCAGGATTTTCTGGGCCACCCGGCCTGCACCGAGGTCCTGGTCGGTTGA
- a CDS encoding UDP-glucose dehydrogenase family protein, with product MKITVVGAGYVGLVTGACLSEMGNHVMCVDVDARKIEMLQRGEVPIHEPGLDALIQRNAAAGRLQFTTDVAAAVAHGTIQFIGVGTPPDEDGSADLQYVLAAARNIGRHMTDYKVIVDKSTVPVGTADKVRAAIAEVLAERGVELEYAVVSNPEFLKEGAAIDDFMKPDRIVIGSDNERATLLMRAVYSPFMRNHDRLVVMDVRSAEFTKYAANAMLATRISFMNELALLADRVGADIEWVRRGIGSDPRIGTHFLYAGTGYGGSCFPKDVKALIRTGAQNGMTLGVLTAVEEANERQKLVLVDRVVERFGEDLTGRTFAVWGLAFKPNTDDMREAPSRVIVAELARRGARIQAYDPVAMPEAQRVLGDVAGLSLVASQQAALEGADALLLVTEWKEFRNPDFDHLKATLKQPVIFDGRNLYEPALMKSFGIECQGIGRGLAPTMRGSQS from the coding sequence ATGAAGATCACCGTGGTCGGTGCAGGCTATGTGGGTTTGGTGACGGGCGCCTGCCTGTCGGAGATGGGCAACCACGTGATGTGCGTGGATGTGGATGCGCGCAAGATCGAGATGCTCCAGCGCGGCGAGGTGCCGATCCACGAGCCGGGTCTGGACGCGCTGATCCAGCGCAATGCCGCCGCCGGCCGCCTGCAGTTCACCACCGATGTGGCCGCCGCCGTGGCCCACGGCACCATCCAGTTCATCGGCGTGGGCACGCCGCCCGACGAAGACGGCTCGGCCGATCTGCAGTACGTGCTGGCCGCGGCGCGCAACATCGGCCGCCACATGACCGACTACAAGGTGATCGTCGACAAGAGCACGGTGCCGGTGGGCACGGCCGACAAGGTGCGCGCGGCCATTGCCGAGGTGCTGGCCGAGCGCGGTGTCGAGCTCGAGTACGCGGTGGTCAGCAACCCCGAGTTTCTGAAGGAAGGCGCGGCCATCGACGACTTCATGAAGCCCGACCGCATCGTGATCGGCAGCGACAACGAGCGCGCCACGCTGCTGATGCGCGCGGTGTACTCGCCCTTCATGCGCAACCACGACCGCCTGGTGGTGATGGACGTGCGCAGCGCCGAGTTCACCAAGTACGCTGCCAATGCCATGCTGGCCACGCGCATCAGCTTCATGAACGAGCTGGCGCTGCTGGCCGACCGCGTGGGCGCCGACATCGAGTGGGTGCGCCGCGGCATCGGCAGCGATCCGCGCATCGGCACGCATTTTCTGTATGCCGGCACGGGCTACGGCGGCAGCTGCTTTCCCAAGGATGTGAAGGCGTTGATCCGCACCGGTGCGCAAAACGGCATGACGCTGGGCGTGCTCACCGCGGTGGAAGAGGCCAACGAGCGCCAGAAGCTGGTGCTGGTGGACCGCGTGGTCGAGCGCTTCGGCGAAGACCTGACGGGCCGCACCTTCGCCGTCTGGGGCCTGGCCTTCAAGCCCAACACCGACGACATGCGCGAGGCGCCCAGCCGGGTGATCGTGGCCGAGCTGGCGCGGCGCGGCGCGCGCATCCAGGCCTATGACCCGGTGGCCATGCCCGAGGCGCAGCGCGTGCTGGGCGATGTGGCCGGCCTGAGCCTGGTGGCCAGCCAGCAGGCGGCGCTGGAAGGCGCCGACGCGCTGCTGCTGGTGACCGAGTGGAAGGAGTTCCGCAACCCCGACTTCGACCACCTCAAGGCCACGCTGAAGCAGCCGGTGATCTTTGACGGGCGCAACCTGTACGAGCCGGCGCTGATGAAGTCGTTCGGGATCGAGTGCCAAGGCATCGGTCGCGGCTTGGCGCCCACGATGCGCGGTTCACAATCCTGA
- a CDS encoding NAD-dependent epimerase: protein MHILLTGAAGFIGSHVARILLDRGDTVVGLDNLNAYYDPQLKHDRLARLTGDKGFSFVKLDVADRPGMAALFQRERFDRVVHLAAQAGVRHSLIDPHAYIDSNVVGFTNILEGCRHSGVQHLVYASSSSVYGGNTQMPFSEHHGVDHPVSLYAATKKANELMAHTYSHLFALPTTGLRFFTVYGPWGRPDMALFLFTKAILAGEPIQVFNHGKMVRDFTYVDDIATGVVHTLDRPPEADAAYDKAQADTASSWAPYRVFNIGNNNPVQLVDFIAAIERHTGKTAIKELRDIQPGDVPATFADVSELARWTGFHPGTSIDEGVGRFVRWYREYYKV, encoded by the coding sequence ATGCACATCCTGCTCACCGGCGCTGCCGGCTTCATCGGCTCGCACGTCGCCCGCATCCTGCTTGACCGCGGCGACACCGTCGTCGGCCTGGACAACCTGAATGCCTACTACGACCCGCAACTCAAGCACGACCGCCTGGCGCGCCTGACCGGCGACAAGGGCTTCAGCTTCGTCAAGCTCGATGTGGCCGACCGCCCGGGCATGGCCGCGCTGTTCCAGCGCGAGCGCTTCGACCGCGTGGTGCACCTGGCGGCACAGGCCGGTGTGCGCCACTCGCTGATCGACCCGCACGCCTACATCGACAGCAACGTGGTCGGTTTCACCAATATCCTGGAAGGCTGCCGCCACAGCGGCGTGCAGCACCTGGTGTATGCCTCGAGCTCCAGCGTCTACGGTGGCAACACCCAGATGCCGTTCTCCGAGCACCATGGCGTCGACCACCCGGTGAGCCTGTACGCGGCCACCAAGAAGGCCAACGAGCTGATGGCCCACACCTATAGCCATCTGTTCGCGCTGCCCACCACGGGCCTGCGCTTCTTCACGGTGTACGGCCCCTGGGGCCGGCCCGACATGGCGCTGTTCCTCTTCACCAAGGCCATCCTGGCCGGTGAGCCGATCCAGGTGTTCAACCACGGGAAGATGGTGCGCGACTTCACCTACGTGGACGACATCGCCACCGGCGTGGTGCACACGCTCGACCGTCCGCCCGAGGCCGATGCCGCGTACGACAAGGCGCAGGCCGACACCGCCAGCAGCTGGGCCCCGTACCGGGTGTTCAACATCGGCAACAACAACCCGGTGCAGCTGGTCGACTTCATCGCCGCCATCGAGCGCCACACCGGCAAGACCGCGATCAAGGAACTGCGCGACATCCAGCCCGGCGACGTGCCGGCCACCTTTGCCGACGTGTCGGAACTGGCGCGCTGGACTGGCTTTCACCCCGGCACCTCGATCGACGAGGGCGTGGGGCGCTTTGTGCGCTGGTACCGCGAGTACTACAAGGTCTGA